From a single Planctellipticum variicoloris genomic region:
- a CDS encoding arylsulfatase — protein sequence MWSRLLCCLPIFLACIMPLSAADRPNVIVILSDDMGYSDLGCYGGEINTPNLNGLAANGLRFSQFYNTGRCCPTRACLLTGLYPHQAGVGHMTEDRGHPGYSGGLNEHCVTIAEALRPAGYATYATGKWHVVRNDQVKPEGPKHNWPLQRGFDRFYGTITGAGSFYDPGTLTRDNTMISPFADPEYKPETYYYTHAISDHAIRFVMEHRQQQADKPFFLYVAYTAAHWPMHALEADVARYRGKYDAGYEPIRKRRFERLRELGLIPPTVELSPQTGDWSRQEYPEWEARCMEVYAAMIDAMDQGIGRIVQTLREQGQLDNTLIFFLQDNGGCQETVGRKAREETMHPVIAADAVRLDVIPAQTRDGRPVVMGPGHLPGGPDTYIAYGPDWANTSNTPFREYKHFVHEGGISTPLIAHWPQGLKRTNEIEHQPGHLIDLMATCIDVAGAKYPTERNGQPVTPREGVSLRPAFAGKSLDRPQPLFWEHEGNQAIRDGQWKLVAKENRPWELYDLATDRSELHDLADAHPGRVQQMSARWNELAARASVLPLGGWRTGSKTRAARSPRKSFELKAGDALKGADAPDIENRRLEIVARYSAERPAGVLLAQGGSAHGYALWFDDGKLHVGLRRGNRLSEQVIAAEFGGEHTLSVVLETSGKLSVTLDGQPCKTGKLPGGVLSQPADGLQVGRDSGGRVGEYTGPSPFAGKIESIQLKLGE from the coding sequence ATGTGGTCCCGCCTGCTGTGCTGCCTGCCCATCTTCCTCGCGTGCATCATGCCCCTTTCCGCCGCCGACCGGCCGAACGTGATCGTCATCCTGTCCGACGACATGGGTTACTCGGACCTCGGCTGTTACGGCGGCGAGATCAACACTCCGAATCTGAATGGCCTCGCCGCAAATGGCCTGCGGTTCTCGCAGTTCTACAACACCGGCCGCTGCTGCCCGACGCGGGCCTGCCTGCTGACGGGACTCTATCCCCATCAGGCCGGCGTCGGCCACATGACGGAGGACCGGGGCCATCCCGGCTACAGCGGCGGGCTCAACGAACACTGCGTCACCATCGCGGAAGCCCTCCGCCCGGCCGGCTACGCGACCTACGCCACCGGTAAGTGGCACGTCGTCCGCAACGATCAGGTCAAACCGGAAGGCCCGAAACACAACTGGCCGCTGCAGCGCGGGTTCGACCGGTTCTACGGCACGATCACCGGCGCGGGCAGCTTCTACGATCCCGGCACGCTGACCCGCGACAACACGATGATCTCCCCCTTCGCCGATCCCGAGTACAAGCCGGAAACGTACTACTACACGCACGCCATCAGCGACCATGCCATCCGGTTCGTAATGGAGCATCGCCAGCAACAGGCCGACAAACCCTTCTTCCTGTACGTGGCCTACACCGCCGCCCACTGGCCGATGCACGCGCTGGAGGCCGACGTCGCCCGCTACCGCGGCAAATACGATGCGGGCTACGAACCAATTCGCAAACGGCGGTTTGAACGACTGCGAGAACTGGGCCTGATTCCTCCCACGGTCGAACTCAGTCCGCAGACAGGAGACTGGTCTCGCCAGGAGTACCCGGAATGGGAAGCCCGCTGCATGGAAGTCTATGCCGCCATGATCGACGCGATGGACCAGGGGATCGGCCGCATCGTCCAGACCCTCCGTGAGCAGGGGCAGCTTGATAATACGCTGATCTTCTTCCTGCAGGACAACGGCGGCTGCCAGGAGACCGTCGGCCGGAAAGCCCGCGAGGAAACGATGCATCCCGTCATCGCCGCCGACGCCGTCCGGCTGGACGTGATTCCGGCCCAGACTCGCGACGGCCGGCCCGTGGTGATGGGGCCGGGACATCTGCCCGGCGGTCCCGATACCTACATCGCCTACGGCCCCGACTGGGCCAACACGAGCAACACCCCGTTCCGTGAATACAAACACTTCGTGCATGAAGGGGGCATTTCCACTCCGTTGATCGCTCACTGGCCGCAGGGGCTGAAACGAACGAACGAGATCGAACATCAGCCCGGACACCTGATCGACCTGATGGCCACTTGCATCGACGTCGCCGGGGCGAAGTATCCGACCGAGCGAAACGGGCAGCCCGTGACGCCGCGCGAAGGAGTCAGCCTGCGCCCTGCCTTTGCGGGAAAGTCGCTGGACCGCCCGCAGCCGCTGTTCTGGGAGCACGAAGGGAACCAGGCGATCCGCGACGGCCAGTGGAAGCTGGTCGCCAAAGAGAACCGCCCCTGGGAACTGTATGACCTGGCGACCGATCGATCCGAGTTGCACGACCTCGCGGACGCCCATCCCGGCCGCGTTCAGCAGATGTCGGCCCGCTGGAATGAATTGGCGGCGCGGGCCAGCGTCCTGCCTCTCGGCGGCTGGCGGACAGGCTCAAAGACCAGGGCCGCTCGCAGTCCTCGCAAGTCGTTCGAGCTGAAGGCCGGCGACGCGTTGAAAGGAGCCGACGCCCCCGACATCGAAAACAGACGCCTGGAGATCGTCGCCCGCTACTCCGCCGAACGACCCGCCGGCGTACTCCTCGCCCAGGGCGGCAGCGCCCACGGTTATGCCCTCTGGTTCGACGACGGCAAGCTGCACGTCGGTCTCCGCCGAGGCAACAGGCTGAGCGAACAGGTCATCGCCGCCGAATTCGGCGGCGAACACACGCTGTCTGTCGTCCTGGAGACCTCTGGCAAGCTGTCCGTTACCCTCGATGGTCAGCCCTGCAAAACGGGCAAACTGCCGGGCGGCGTCCTCTCGCAGCCCGCGGATGGTCTGCAGGTCGGCCGCGACAGCGGCGGTCGCGTCGGCGAATACACGGGCCCGTCGCCGTTCGCGGGAAAAATCGAGTCGATCCAGTTGAAGCTCGGCGAATAG
- a CDS encoding 3-oxoacyl-ACP synthase III, which produces MKYQRVFIEAIGYELAPVVVTSAELEQRLAPLYEKLKIPVGQLEAWTGITERRWWETDQTLTDGATEAARRVLEQTRVAARDVEVLIYAGVCRERFEPATACGVAANLGISPDAAVYDVSNACLGVLNGMLEIANRIELGQIRAGMVVSCESSREIVEYTIQRLLEDMSMESLTQSLATLTGGSGAVAVLMTDGSFGRENAHRLLGGAIKSAPEHHGLCTWGFESTLPAAVDRVGNLLPSAVTQTRLGNLVPQLIQQKVSGLLPARLSHAFTQVMQTDSISVLKFGVELGHKTWQSFLSRVGLAPEQIDKVICHQVGKGHRDQVLKSLGIPVDRDFCTYPYLGNIGTVSLPITAAIADERGFLQKGDRVALLGIGSGLNCMMLAVDW; this is translated from the coding sequence ATGAAATACCAGCGCGTCTTCATCGAAGCGATCGGTTACGAGCTGGCGCCCGTCGTGGTCACCTCGGCGGAGCTGGAGCAGCGCCTCGCGCCCCTCTACGAGAAGCTCAAGATCCCCGTCGGGCAGCTCGAAGCCTGGACCGGAATCACCGAACGCCGGTGGTGGGAGACCGATCAGACGCTGACCGACGGCGCCACCGAAGCTGCCCGGCGGGTGCTGGAACAGACACGCGTCGCCGCTCGCGACGTGGAAGTCCTGATCTACGCCGGCGTCTGCCGCGAACGCTTCGAACCGGCCACAGCCTGCGGCGTCGCGGCCAATCTCGGCATCAGCCCCGACGCGGCGGTTTACGATGTCAGCAACGCCTGCCTCGGCGTGCTGAACGGCATGCTGGAGATCGCCAACCGGATCGAGCTGGGGCAGATCCGCGCCGGCATGGTGGTCTCGTGCGAGTCGTCTCGGGAAATCGTCGAATACACGATCCAACGGTTGCTCGAAGACATGAGCATGGAGTCGTTGACCCAGTCGCTGGCCACGCTGACGGGGGGCTCCGGGGCCGTGGCGGTCCTGATGACCGACGGCTCGTTCGGCCGGGAGAACGCCCACCGCCTGCTCGGAGGGGCCATCAAGTCCGCTCCGGAGCATCACGGGCTCTGCACGTGGGGCTTCGAGTCGACGCTCCCGGCGGCGGTCGATCGCGTCGGCAACCTGCTGCCGTCCGCCGTCACGCAGACCCGGCTCGGCAATCTCGTGCCGCAGCTCATTCAGCAGAAGGTCAGCGGCCTGCTGCCGGCCCGGCTGTCGCACGCGTTTACACAGGTGATGCAGACCGATTCGATTTCGGTCCTCAAGTTCGGCGTGGAGCTGGGGCACAAAACGTGGCAGTCGTTTCTGTCCCGCGTGGGGCTGGCGCCCGAACAGATCGACAAGGTGATCTGCCACCAGGTCGGCAAGGGGCACCGCGATCAAGTGCTCAAGTCGCTGGGAATCCCCGTCGACCGCGACTTCTGCACGTATCCATACCTGGGAAACATCGGCACCGTCTCGCTGCCGATCACCGCGGCCATCGCCGACGAACGGGGTTTCCTGCAGAAGGGTGACCGCGTCGCCCTGCTGGGGATCGGCAGCGGGCTCAACTGTATGATGCTGGCAGTCGACTGGTAG